The sequence below is a genomic window from Glycine max cultivar Williams 82 chromosome 20, Glycine_max_v4.0, whole genome shotgun sequence.
GGGATTTCATTGAAGCCACTCTAAGGAAATTCTTATGTTGgctataatttgaaaattaagaaaaatacaaCTTACAGTATCAGAAAAATAGTCATGATGGGGTTTGTAATATTGATTCTTCTCGTACCTGTGCTGCTGCAGATGTTAGTCTTGATACTAGTAAAACCCATCTTGTTCAGATATAGCATGAAAAAATAAGTCATATTCTCACCTCAGGACTTGCATAAGCTCTCCATTTTCAATTGGTATTTGGGAATAGACagaaattcttttttcaattgcCTAGTTGAGCAACGTGAACATATTTTATCAGACTGTACAATTAATGTTATTCAATAAAATGTGGATttgtacaaaaataaataaatataaggtTTTCAAGGAATCTAAAATTTGTATATAATgatgaaaaaaagtaaatagtATTATACATATGCAGAAATCAAATTTATGATTAACTAGTGCAGCTTCATGCTTAGCACTTGCAGGTTCTTTCTAAGGAACTACAATAAATACCAAACCAGTTCATATGTTTAAAACTGAATCTAAACTGGTTCACTGAAATCCAGACCAGTTCTGAACTGATTCACTGAAATCCAAACTAGTTCGGTTCTGGAAACTGCATCTTATTAgcagtttggtttggttcagttTTTCATAGGGAACCAAATCATGCCCACCCTTAATTTAAACGGTGGAAATGTTTCCAATTTTTTGATGATCAGATTTATGAATCTGGGGAGCAAAATAACTCATTGTGATTGTGATGTAACCAAAACCAAGGAGTGAGTCACTAATCCCTAAAGGACCATAGGGGTGGCACAATGTTccaactttcaaaaaccaaacaggTCAGTGATCACTAATAACCACCCAACAAGGATTCTTATTGAACCAGCTAGTTCCAtgcaaaagtgttgtttttagtGTGTATCAGACTACAGAAAACTGTTTCAATTTAATGGTTACACCAGATGGTGCAGTCCATGCTTTTTACACTGATTTAATGACTTAAGTAAGACTTGAGGGGAAAGTAAAATTGTTAACTTACTTGTACCATAGGATATTTTCTCTCTTGAGGATTCAAAAACATACCAGAGCTAGTCCTGACATCACTCTTGATTCCCTGCACAAGATAGAGATATCACGTTTCATGAAGAAACACATGTTCATAGATGCCAATGACCCTATATACTACTACTGCACTATATGTCCACATTTGTTTTGATATGGATTTTCTTTATGTAGTGATAGAAGCATCTGAAAGTAGTCATTTGGCCATGTTGGAAGAGGCTAAAGCAATTCTTAGTATTTTTCATGGTTGCCTCACAACCAGAACTGTGTTTAGCAGCACAAATTTACCATTTTTGCCAACAGAAGCACTTGTTAAAGAGTCATTAAGTGAATTAGCAAGGTAGTTGCAAGTAGAATGGCAAAGATATAGAAGGTTTAATTGTAACAAAACAACAAACTGCTGTCTATGCATATGCACTTTGTTTTCCTAAATGGCATGTagtattttatgttaaattcgTACATACAAAAATTTTCCCATGATGAATCTGGCAATACTTAACTTGAGCAAAATGAAACTTAAAACCAACCTCATCACCTAGCATGTATTGATGATTATGATCAATCAAAGtgaaatttcaaaaaagaaaactgTCAATGTACCTTTCCAGTTTTTGTATCCACAACATTTGAAATATGCAGGCGAGGGAGAGCAATAGCCCTGAGATAATCGCATTCCTgtgaagataaaataattttaatacacTCGTATGCCCATCATCAGCATAGTTTTTATTCAgcagatgattttttttttaagttactgTTAATTGCCCAGGTGTAGcatatttgatgtttgatctACTTTCATGGGATAGGAAGATCTTATATATGGCTAACAAGCATATCACACTTTAGATCTAGCAGACTAGCACTTCACGAgcaaacttctttttttaatttcccaCTCAATAGGTGAGAGACTAATCACCCAGGGCATGATCAAGAAGTAAAGCAGAGAACCCTTCCCAACAGAATTTTTTCCATACACAAATCTCGGAATCAAACCCAAGAACACACAATTAAGAGATTTGAGCACCCTTCCGCTCAGACCAACACGTGTTGGTACCTCATAAGGAAATTTTAATTGACTCTTCAATCTTCACTGATGAAGCACCAGAATAGATCCACTCATCCACTAAATGGTACTTTGCCAAGAGAAATTGAAGAATATGCAATTAAGTGAAAAGGGTCCCAGATGGCAAGAGTGGATGCTTGATAGggtctttcttttttgtttaacagCCTTAACTCCAGTAGTTTATATGATcttatatatagacacacactCACACATACACACAGAGTCCAAACATGCAGTTTCTAgttttcccataaacaaaagcaCAGAATATAATGACAATTATAGAATGATGTAACTATTAGATTTATACCTTAACTTTACAACCAAATTAATAGATATGTTAGAATTAACAATGGTTTACCATAATATGGTTGTAATTCAGGGATTCTGAGTTTTAAGAGTGAAtgtttccctttttttcttattattgacAAACATGCCTGGCTCAACATACGAGAATAGATGCCAACAAAGAAACCATCAAACTAGAAAGAAATTTAGAATGATTGTGTTCTGCAGAGACaacactagattttatttttaataaaaaaactcatgaATCTCGTCCGTAGTTCCAAATGCCTCAAGAATGCCATAACTACAACCTCTTTCCTTTTTGCCACTCATAACTAGaattagaaataataacaacaaatctGTGAACATTCAAATTGTAGTCAGCCATTTAAAGTTATACAACCAAAATAAGGAGATAAAGAACGTAATACTTTTCCATGCTGCATCACGAATAAATGTGATCCAAAAAACATAAACTTGAGCCATTTTTTTCACTAAGAGAGGGAATGAATACTAGAGTcgataacatatataaaaaaaatgagctgaagaaacattttaataatgaaaaatcaGCATTTAGAAGTGAGGTCATACCTCCATGCTCAGGAAGTTGTGGAGTAAAATAATTCGTGGAGACCAGTTAAGCACTTCAGGTTTGACCTACAATTGAGGATCAGACAGGAACAATAATCAAAATAAGTGAGAAAACATGTAAATAAAAAAGGTTAGCAGAAAAACGAGGGAGAACAGAACAGACATACATATCCAAGGCGTAAGACTTCTGCTTCCTTGTCATTATTCCAAAAAGGAATACCTGAAAATGAGAAGAAATGGTTGAAAAATCACGAAATGTAACCATCAGTGTagagaaaagtaaaagaatagaGACCTCTTGGCAGTTGAAGGTGACGATCAGTGTCGAGTCCACGCAATCTACTAAATGGCAAAGAATCAGTGCCTACATACATGGAGCAGTAAGGGTAACAGAGAATAAGAAAGTGCTATAATAATAAATCCTAAATTTAAcctaagaaataataaaattatacttataCCATGAGAGTCTTCCAATCTTCGTATGATAGCCAATTGAGAGAGAGCGCCTGTAAGAAGAGAATAGTGAATGCTATAAGGTACTACAAGAGTATAGAAGAGAGCAAAGACGATGGATACCTATAATCATTCCGACGGTGACAAATGTGAGAAGGCCGAAAACGATCCTCATCGCCGGAGCCATGGAGTTGGAGATGATGAATTCAATTCAAGATCAAAATATGAATGAATCAATCAATGTCACTCACTCCCTCCCATTGCTTTTAtaatcaaatctaaaaataacaaCCAAGACTCACTAACCTCAAAAAACTCATAAGAacatttactttatttaattaactcgtcaattttgcattattttttactaaaaacttcggatgaaattatttattttcaatttaacctaaaatatattttaaaaaatttaacatgatatgtgaattatcaaacaagttttatatttcaattttcatatgaaattagcatttcattttaattcctGATCAAACCaatattacattttattctctacttgaaattaatatcttttttttagggAACGTGAAATTAATATCTATTACTACTGACATTGTATAATGGCAACATTCAAAGttaatgaacaaaaaataatgaaattaaattttgaaccaataaaacattatttatctatatattatcCTTACTAAATTGGATTTGAGCGAGTCTAATAATGtaagtatttaatattattgatacTAGTCGGAAACAGGCACGTAGTGCCTCAACTGccaatttcatttatttgttgagtttaaaattaaaaaaaaattaaaagatgtaaaaaaattgtatgagttttttttaataattatttgatcaatgatgatttttagaattagttaaaagataaaataatctaaaaaatgtATACAAGTCATTTCAATTAAGTTGAAACAcctatttattatttgataaataagtttttttagtaacttgtgatttttaaatgctaatttttaactttcaggATTCTTTATatgcatattcaaaatatttattaatttttttatcttttttaaataaaattgaagtttattatttttttttataaaattgtttaatttaacaattacacTACATGCTTTATTATTTTACCATTATACGTCAACATATTGATAAATGATAGATAGttagtttaattcattttgtgtttttattatatttaatattttttatattatactatttataatatttaatttattatttcaacatTATACTTTATATAATTGACAATGATAAATGTtagattcattttatttttttattatttctttaataatttatatcagacaatttattttaactatcatgctaatatataattattaataaaaacaattatctaTTTTAGTATACACatttatattcttaaattaCCCTTTAATacatataactatttttttaatctttaaaatgtaATTGTTGTCACTATTTTATTCAACTAGTTATCATAAACAAAAGTATAATATCTACTTAAAGTAtatgcttttcttttattttgttttaaacttgattaaaaatactataagatacaatataaaattaaaatttgctaacgtgtatatctttattttaagatatagtTTGATAATGTGctcatattaaaaacaaaaatatgtcaTATCCTTATTTTTTAGTATGACCGTATTAGCAAACTACATCATTATGCATTTAATCAAGATCAGTTTAAGGTTCAAGCAGCTCAAGTAAGAGCTTTAAGCccccaattttttttaggattaatatacctcaaaaaaaatttattgtaaaattatattttaaaataaattttaattaaaatattacaagtaactgttattctttttattgataCAGTAACAATTAATAAGTAACAACTCTTCATCAATATCATAACTTTGTTTAGAAAAAAGAGATTTAATagttaatagttaaaaaaacttaaaaactttaataaactattttatgagtaaataaaatatctcatttttaaatttgttttaggtCTTTCAAATCCTTGATGTGTTTAATATTTCTTTAGATATATCTAGATAACACACTCAAACTATAAAATAAGAATGTGTAGATGGCAAAAATCCTATGAAATTAATAGtagaatatataatatgaaaaatataataattaaaacaaaaaatataatcaaaatatttatctatacaaaaaattataagaatttaaaattaattaaaaaaaataaaattatagcacctcaaaatatatttttatctataaaataaattaaaatttatataaaaatatcatataaatatgtttatttttattatttaattacttcaataaataattttaattatttatataacaattttCACTATCAACATTCAACTTTTAACCATCATCCACGGAGAGTCAGATTACAGCACTTGTATGGTTTTCcggaatattattaaaaatgaaagcaTATGGGTTAGTtggaattaatatgaaattattatctGGCGCTCATTCTGTATTTTCTggttttttagttatttttttgcaACATAGCCATAACATTTGTGTCAACTTCGTACAGTGCTCatttcattataaaataattgatgttttaacattttaaaaaaaatccacattgatgtttttcaattttgaatgagatattcaaattttatttgtaactGTGTACTAAATTAATTACAACAACTGGATTGTTGCAATTTATTTAGGATAtatcactaaaaaataaatctaatgaAATAATTTACTGGTctggaattaattaaaagaaggaACCAAACTGGCttccaaaaattgaaaatgaatattatttaaaaaaagaataatcttCACTCATTTTAGAAAGTAATTTGGAGTGGAATGAAAGTATAGAAGTAACGGTGCAGAGTAAAGTTTGGCATATTGGTTAGGAGAGTGAGTATTTTAAAATGTTGGCGCCACGAAATTCCCGGGGATGCCATTCTCATTGTCAGAGAAAACAAAACGGAAGGAAGTGAGTGAATTCGATCGCAATTAACAATGGCGTCGTCCCCTTCTTTGGCGGTGGCCGTCGTCGTCCTTCTATTATTGGCGTTGTTCGCAGCAGCGGCCGCCGATGACGCCTCCTGCCATCATGACCTGCAATTGGTAGTCAAACACATTCATTATAATATGTTGAATGCTGAATTGAATTTGGATGGGAATGCTTCCATTGCAGGTGAAGATAAAGAGCTGGATCGATGGGAAGAAAGATGTTGACTATAACGGTATGACTGCTAGATTCAGCTCTTATTTGCCTGAAGATGCCGATCAAGCTTCCAAAACTCCTGCTCTTTTTTCTGATCCTATTGACTGCTGTTCCTCTTCAACTTCAAAGGTTTCTTTCTCATcctctccttttcttttcccaCCTTTTTAGAATGTAAATTCATTTACCCCTCCCTTTTCTTCCAGTTATCCGGATCAGTTGCTCTCTGTGTACGGGGTACTTGTGACTTCACAACTAAAGCTACATTTGCACAGTCCGCAGGTGCCACTGCCACCTTGATGATAAACAACGCCGATGgttggtgtatatatatatttttatttatttttttgttactatCCACTCTCTGCTATTTTTAATCTGTTTTAGTCAACAACTTTGTCTTAATTCTATCTGTTAGAACTCTTTGAGATGGAGTGCTCCAATTACACCAGGATAAATATTTCAATTCCAGTTGTGGAGATAACTAAGTCAACAGGAGACACTCTCAACAAACTTTTGACGTCTAAAAGTAAAGGTCAGTCCTTCAACTAAACTatgtttaagttattttttctaGCCATGGTTAGATTATGTTTAAGTGATGTAGCTATCTTGAGCTGTTCCCTATGTGGTGACTGTTTTATTTGGTTGTCTCCAATTCATTTGTGACTACAAGGAAGATTATTTCCGCCAATAGTAGAGTGGATAGCTAGAGCACTTCTCTATTATTGATTATTGTTAAGAACGTGGAAAACAGAACATGAAATCCTCTTTGTCCTCTGGTCCTGTAGAAAACAAGTGGTTGGTGTAAAATTAATCCAAGAGTTAGTGTCTTTGGAAAGCTTGCTAATGGACAAGAGAGTTAAGTGAAAAGAAGGAACATGGAGAACATTTGAGATTAAAAGACCTGATTTTAAATAAACAGAACCAACATGATGAACTGAAACAAATTGGTTATCAGGTAATTTAACAGATGTAGATACTTTTGTGTATAAGTGAAAAAGAGACAGATCAAATACCATATGATTTGTAACACCTGAATCTAAAATCCAAATAATAGATTGAGTTTTAAAAGAGACAAAACAGCGAAAAGTACCTGCAAAATCTGTAACAGATTGTTCATTACCAATGTTAAAAGAAGTCGTTGAATCTGAGATGGAATCAAATTATTCTTAGGTGCAGAGTCCGAAGATGAGGCAATAACAGCAGCAATGGAATGAGCCTGCATGGAATGAGATCCTGAGTCACGATCATTAGGGGTTGAAGAACCATTATGAGATTTGTTATAGCCAAGATTATGTTTCCACCAAGAAGGATATCCAATTTTTGAGTAACAGCAACTGTCGGAGTGACAATCAACATTGCAAATGGAATAATGATATTGAGGCTCCGATTTGGCACCTCGAGATGGATTTGATTGCCGAACAGTCATGGCCGATTGATCTAAGGGAGAGGATCGAGAATCTGATAATGAACGTTGGCGTTCTTCCTGTAAGAAAAGAGAATATGCTTTGGCCATGGAGGGAAGAGGATCCATGATGAGAATTTGACTTCTAATAGAAGCATATGAATCATTTAAGCCCTGGGGAAAATCCATGAGATCGTCAGTATCATAAATGTCACTGAA
It includes:
- the LOC100820384 gene encoding prolyl 4-hydroxylase 1 isoform X1 encodes the protein MAPAMRIVFGLLTFVTVGMIIGALSQLAIIRRLEDSHGTDSLPFSRLRGLDTDRHLQLPRGIPFWNNDKEAEVLRLGYVKPEVLNWSPRIILLHNFLSMEECDYLRAIALPRLHISNVVDTKTGKGIKSDVRTSSGMFLNPQERKYPMVQAIEKRISVYSQIPIENGELMQVLRYEKNQYYKPHHDYFSDTFNLKRGGQRIATMLMYLSDNIEGGETYFPLLDILTVLMLLLVIYNMIQAGSGECSCGGKLVKGLSVKPIKGNAVLFWSMGLDGQSDPNSVHGGCEVISGEKWSATKWMRQTTHT
- the LOC100820384 gene encoding prolyl 4-hydroxylase 1 isoform X2, with the translated sequence MAPAMRIVFGLLTFVTVGMIIGALSQLAIIRRLEDSHGTDSLPFSRLRGLDTDRHLQLPRGIPFWNNDKEAEVLRLGYVKPEVLNWSPRIILLHNFLSMEECDYLRAIALPRLHISNVVDTKTGKGIKSDVRTSSGMFLNPQERKYPMVQAIEKRISVYSQIPIENGELMQVLRYEKNQYYKPHHDYFSDTFNLKRGGQRIATMLMYLSDNIEGGETYFPLAGSGECSCGGKLVKGLSVKPIKGNAVLFWSMGLDGQSDPNSVHGGCEVISGEKWSATKWMRQTTHT